Proteins from one Oscillospiraceae bacterium genomic window:
- a CDS encoding amidohydrolase, protein MTIINNAEIFTSSTRDSKPFIGYVVFDEGKITEIGSGKYPRSAKTPDEIVDAEGAVLLPGLIDAHTHLGTIGDSLGFESDDINDINDPVAPQLSALDSVNPFDRCFRDAYDAGITTVYTGPGSASPISGNFIAIKTFGRRVDDMILKSPCAMKFALGENPKQSYHEKEQTPETRMATAALIREALKKARRYKKDLDAAAADNELDPPDFDAKCEALLPVLSREIPVHIHAHRADDICTGIRIAKEFGLDYSIIHCTEGHLISEILKSESTKVMCGPLLCDRSKPELYSLTPSSAGILDKAGVNVSIITDHPVIPVQYLMLCVSLAVKNGMDRFSAYKAVTINPARLCGIDSRVGSIEIGKDADLVLFNGDPLDIFTKVIAVYIDGRKVK, encoded by the coding sequence ATGACAATAATAAATAACGCAGAAATATTCACATCATCAACCCGGGACAGCAAGCCTTTCATCGGATATGTTGTATTCGATGAAGGCAAAATCACCGAAATAGGCTCAGGTAAATATCCGCGCTCCGCTAAAACGCCGGATGAGATCGTGGATGCCGAAGGCGCGGTGCTGCTTCCCGGGCTTATTGATGCCCATACGCATTTAGGGACGATAGGCGATTCACTCGGATTTGAATCAGACGATATCAATGATATTAACGATCCTGTCGCTCCTCAACTTTCGGCCTTGGACAGCGTAAATCCTTTTGACCGTTGTTTTCGCGATGCATATGATGCGGGAATAACAACGGTATATACCGGTCCCGGCAGCGCAAGTCCGATCTCCGGAAACTTTATAGCTATTAAGACTTTTGGCCGGCGTGTTGATGACATGATATTAAAATCACCGTGTGCGATGAAATTTGCCCTCGGTGAAAACCCGAAGCAAAGCTATCATGAAAAAGAACAAACGCCTGAAACACGCATGGCTACCGCGGCTCTGATTCGCGAGGCATTGAAAAAAGCGCGCAGATATAAAAAAGATCTGGATGCTGCGGCTGCGGACAATGAGCTTGACCCGCCTGATTTCGACGCCAAATGCGAGGCACTTCTGCCTGTGCTTTCCCGAGAAATTCCCGTACATATACACGCGCACAGAGCGGACGATATATGCACTGGAATACGTATAGCAAAAGAATTTGGGCTTGATTATTCGATCATCCATTGTACAGAAGGCCATCTTATATCTGAAATTCTTAAATCCGAAAGCACGAAAGTAATGTGCGGACCTTTGTTATGCGACAGATCGAAGCCAGAGCTGTATTCACTGACTCCATCCTCCGCCGGAATACTTGACAAAGCGGGAGTGAATGTCTCAATTATAACAGATCATCCGGTCATTCCCGTTCAATATCTGATGTTATGCGTCTCACTTGCGGTGAAGAACGGCATGGATAGATTTTCAGCGTATAAAGCTGTCACTATAAATCCGGCCCGTCTCTGCGGAATCGATTCTCGTGTCGGAAGCATAGAAATCGGAAAAGATGCAGATCTGGTCCTCTTCAACGGTGATCCGCTGGATATATTTACAAAGGTTATCGCCGTATATATTGACGGCAGAAAAGTAAAATAA
- a CDS encoding fumarate hydratase: MRTIKEETIIAAVSKMLADINYSLSPDVCRAVAKSEHSETNPTAKKVLGKLIDNMTCAHEENVPICQDTGMAVIFLEIGTGVRIDSPHSMQEICDIATERAYTRNFLRLSVVADPLRRVNTHTNAPAVVYTELVAGDIFKITVSPKGFGSENMSKIKMFTPSAAEDDIINFIVYTVFGAGSNPCPPVVVGVGIGGTFDYCAVLAKKALTIPLDVPNPDPFYAEMEQKTLDRLNTLCIGPQGFGGDTTALAVKILPYPTHIAGLPVAVNINCHVCRHISKEI, from the coding sequence ATGAGAACGATAAAGGAAGAGACAATCATTGCCGCTGTTTCCAAAATGCTTGCCGATATTAATTATTCTCTTTCCCCGGATGTATGCCGCGCTGTTGCAAAAAGCGAGCATAGTGAAACTAACCCCACGGCGAAAAAAGTGCTTGGTAAACTGATCGACAATATGACATGCGCTCATGAAGAGAATGTACCTATTTGCCAGGATACCGGGATGGCAGTCATTTTTCTGGAAATAGGGACAGGCGTGAGAATAGATTCGCCCCATTCTATGCAGGAAATATGCGATATTGCTACGGAAAGAGCATATACGCGAAATTTCCTGCGCCTTTCTGTTGTCGCAGATCCTTTAAGAAGAGTGAATACACATACGAATGCACCCGCTGTCGTATATACAGAGCTTGTGGCCGGCGACATTTTTAAAATCACCGTATCACCGAAGGGCTTCGGAAGTGAAAATATGTCAAAAATAAAAATGTTCACTCCGTCTGCCGCCGAAGATGATATAATAAATTTTATCGTCTACACTGTTTTCGGAGCCGGCAGTAATCCGTGCCCGCCCGTTGTGGTTGGAGTAGGAATAGGCGGGACGTTTGATTATTGCGCTGTACTGGCAAAAAAAGCTCTTACTATTCCGCTCGATGTTCCGAATCCGGATCCATTTTATGCGGAAATGGAACAAAAAACTCTGGACAGGCTGAATACGCTTTGCATTGGGCCACAGGGCTTTGGCGGAGATACAACCGCGCTTGCCGTTAAAATTCTCCCATATCCCACTCATATTGCCGGACTTCCGGTCGCGGTCAATATCAACTGCCACGTCTGTCGTCATATATCAAAAGAAATATAG
- the raiA gene encoding ribosome-associated translation inhibitor RaiA — protein MKTNFVLRRFDLSDKVRDQITKRIKRFDRFFPEDTEVIITLYEEGSQEVAELTIYDTGTFYRAEQSADDVLTSIDSAIDVIEGQIRKYKTKLEKRLRVGAFDTCSDEAAEFEDDIKITNIKKFIYKPISPEEAVLQMNLVGHQFYVFKNEENDKICVVYKRNNSEYGLIEPIE, from the coding sequence ATGAAAACAAACTTCGTACTTCGCAGATTCGATTTATCGGACAAAGTTCGTGACCAAATCACCAAAAGAATCAAAAGATTCGACCGCTTTTTCCCCGAAGATACAGAGGTGATTATCACGCTATACGAAGAAGGCAGCCAGGAGGTTGCTGAGCTTACTATTTATGACACGGGCACCTTCTATCGAGCGGAACAATCCGCTGACGACGTGTTGACCTCTATTGACAGTGCAATTGACGTAATTGAAGGCCAGATCAGAAAATACAAAACTAAGCTTGAAAAACGCCTCCGTGTCGGAGCGTTTGATACATGTTCTGACGAGGCGGCTGAGTTTGAAGATGATATTAAAATTACAAATATCAAAAAATTCATTTACAAGCCGATCAGTCCCGAGGAAGCAGTGCTTCAGATGAATCTTGTTGGGCATCAGTTTTATGTATTTAAAAATGAAGAAAACGACAAGATCTGTGTAGTATATAAACGCAATAACAGCGAATATGGTTTAATCGAACCAATCGAATAA
- a CDS encoding thiamine diphosphokinase, producing MGICYIVGALKDECNFIKKHNDIVIAADAGLISVRASGIEPDLVVGDFDSLGRLPDGISYIRHPVMKDETDMLLAVKAGEERGYKKFLIFGGLGGRTDHTFANIQTLCYISEHGGAGCLIGKGEAMTVFSDNILKFDNSFTGTVSVFAYGGIAYGVTLNGMKYPLNEATLVPSFPIGVSNEFVADGSVTVKKGSLLVMWQSRHYAFPEGV from the coding sequence ATGGGAATATGTTATATCGTCGGAGCGCTTAAGGACGAATGCAATTTTATAAAAAAACATAATGATATTGTGATTGCCGCAGATGCCGGGCTCATATCAGTTCGTGCCTCCGGGATCGAACCTGATCTCGTTGTCGGCGATTTTGATTCTCTTGGCCGGCTTCCAGATGGTATATCATACATCCGTCATCCCGTTATGAAGGACGAAACAGACATGCTTCTCGCTGTAAAAGCCGGTGAGGAACGGGGATATAAAAAGTTTTTGATATTCGGAGGACTGGGAGGAAGAACCGATCATACCTTCGCGAATATTCAGACATTGTGCTATATTTCAGAACATGGCGGAGCCGGATGCCTTATAGGTAAAGGTGAAGCAATGACTGTTTTTTCAGACAATATTTTAAAATTTGATAATTCATTTACAGGAACGGTGTCGGTTTTTGCATACGGAGGCATTGCATACGGAGTAACGCTTAATGGCATGAAATATCCTCTGAACGAAGCGACGCTCGTTCCCTCGTTCCCGATAGGTGTCAGTAATGAATTTGTTGCCGACGGTTCCGTAACGGTTAAAAAAGGCAGCCTTCTTGTTATGTGGCAATCAAGACATTATGCTTTTCCGGAAGGAGTATAA
- a CDS encoding cupin domain-containing protein, whose translation MIINFDSIAPKSVMNFKGGKKEVVLSIYEDDANKILRGVLSPGASIGMHTHEADSEIMYIISGKGKLINGDSDTPENAAPGTCHYCPKGCSHSLINDGETELVFFAVIPGRK comes from the coding sequence ATGATAATAAATTTTGATTCTATAGCGCCTAAATCTGTAATGAATTTCAAGGGCGGGAAAAAAGAAGTTGTTCTCAGTATATATGAAGACGACGCCAATAAAATATTACGCGGCGTTCTTTCCCCTGGCGCTTCGATAGGAATGCACACTCACGAAGCCGACAGCGAAATCATGTATATAATAAGCGGGAAGGGAAAGCTTATTAACGGAGATTCAGATACTCCGGAGAATGCCGCACCAGGGACATGCCATTACTGCCCGAAAGGCTGTTCGCACAGTCTAATTAATGACGGAGAAACAGAGCTTGTGTTTTTCGCGGTTATTCCCGGAAGGAAATAA